A stretch of DNA from Anopheles ziemanni chromosome 3, idAnoZiCoDA_A2_x.2, whole genome shotgun sequence:
ATTAACACGATTGTTTATATTGTTAACATTATACTGCCCACTTGCACAATGCCCATAGTCTATGACACGCCCTGCAGGCGTTTGTTGATTCACTGGAGGGGCGGAACTTCTACAATTTGTGTAATCAAAGACTTGCTGTGGTTGGAAAAATTCATCCGGCGCTTCACTGATAATCTCTGCCTTTACACACGGCATCGGCTTGGGTATGCCACCTCGCCCAGGATGGAGTACTTCTCCCGGCGGCCCCAATTTTCCATCACGAATCTTACTTTGCCGCAGCACATGAATCGCTagctccattttgttttttctctcttcgaaGATTCTTACATGTTCGTATCTATCGTAGATTTCTTGATATTCGTCTTCCGTCATCCAGTCCGGTTTTGGAACGGCCACCGGTCTTCCCAGCTCCGGATCAATTTGATAATCGGTTGAACGCGTGGCCCCGAATGGTGGCGGAGGACGATCAAACCGGGCAACTTTGGGATGTGGCGGTCCTTCAGTGTGACTTCCACCGGGGTACGAACCATTCTGTACCAAGTGTTGCTCGGGGATTCCATCCCAGCGATCGTGCGGTTGACGCTTGTTCCCGTTAATCAACGGAGGAGGTCTAGAGAGATCAATGTCAAGCGATGGCGGAGGGATACGAGGGTTGAAATCTGGCAAATGTGGAAGCTCGGGGCTGACTTCCTCCATAAATCCTCCTCGACCACTCGGGCGTTGTTCATCGTTACGTTCCACAGATCCATTTGGACGGTTCTCATTGTTTTGGGGCAACTTGCCAGCATCTACACATCCCGCTCTACTGTTAGTTAGCTGCGCTAATGCCGCCACTAGAGGATTCGTTCCTCCTGTGTTGCTTCCTCCTGCTCCATTTCCACTGGCGCTGCTACCAGCTATTGTGCTACCCACCAGCTGCAGCAATGCGTTCACCTTCGGATCGTTCAACAAGGAACTGATGGCATTGGCGGTGTTATTAACCTCCACAACTTCAGTTTTCACCTCTTCCTCAATATTGGCCAGATCAATCACCTCCATCACTTCTCCCCCTTCCTCCGCCTCATCCTCCTCcaactttattttcttcggTTGGGGAGGAGGGTGTTCATCGATTAAATCCAGCCCAGGAATCCCTCCACTCCTTTCACTATTAGCGACAGAATTGTTAAAAACGTTCTCTAATCCACAATTTGTCTCCCCACCACTATCGTTCCTGTGATGCATTTCGCCCCTTTCCCTTTCTTGTGGCCACTGTGGCGCCGTAACTGAGGAGCCCGATGGTGGAGGCCCCGGCGGAGGAGGGCCTGGTGGAGGAGGGCCCGGTGGAGGTGCACCCACTGGAGGTGGATCCGACGGAGGAGGTGGCGGGAGAGAAGGTTTTGGTTGCTGAACAGCTACCCATTTCGATGCGTGGCTCTGTAGCCGGGTTTGTTCTAACCTTTTTCGTCGTAATTGTTCGCGACGCTCGAGAAGCTTTTTGCGGCAATCCATacatttttgttcgtattcGCGATAGGCCGTTTTGTCGGGATGGTTCTTGTTTTTGCGCTTCCATGTTTCGAATTCCTGCTCCCACTTCCGAAACTGTTCATCGAAGGCGATTTCTTCGGCACTTGTTTCCTCTGGTAAGGGTGGTTTGTCCTGGCCTGAAAGATATTTGCAGTACAAAATCAGTTAGTTGATACATTAGAGGGGGGACAGCATAGGCAACAATCACCTTTGTTAAAAATTAACTCATCCGGATGTGGTTCGGCCGGAGGTGGAGGTGCTACAATGTTCAACGTAGCAAACGGTACTGCAGCAGGAGGGTGAGCCGTCGGGTAATGATTCGTGCCCATGGTTTGGGTTATGGGTTGCATCTGTATTCCAGGAGTGGCAACGGgtggaagcgattttccagTTTCCCTGGCATACTGCTCGCCATACTGAGCGTGCCATTGAGCGTACTGTAGGTGGTACTGCTGCCATTGCCATTGTTTATATTGTTCTGCATTCAATGCTGCATAATCGGGTACTGCAGCGGTTGATGGCAGCTGCTGCACACCAGGAATTGGTGGAGGGTATGTAGGAACCACCCCCGGTTGCTGCACAGATGGCCAATTGTTTTGCCAGGACATTTTCGTTTGCCGAAATTGGTTCCACACTTCACATATCCCTGCTATACTGTTTGTTCAGTACACTTGGTTCACATAAGCACCATTTGTCTCGGTAGAcgtagtttttgtttattcttcaCGCTTGCTCTTCATGCTAGGAAATATGTTGACCAACTTTATCTTTCGGGGATCCCAATAAGAACTTTTCACtgtacagaaaaaaacatttttctctgAATCAGGGACCAATCTGACAGCTGGTCATCTGCAACCAAGGTAATTGAATGCGGGGGACCCTACATGACAGTTCGATATATCAACTTTCTCGGATATTCTTGATCCAACGAAACCATCATGTTATTTTCCATCCGATTTATTATATACAAAGCATTTATATATTCGATTGTTTCATCGTAACATTGGTATTACCTACGACGCCTACCTTTCACAGG
This window harbors:
- the LOC131286040 gene encoding uncharacterized protein LOC131286040, which gives rise to MSWQNNWPSVQQPGVVPTYPPPIPGVQQLPSTAAVPDYAALNAEQYKQWQWQQYHLQYAQWHAQYGEQYARETGKSLPPVATPGIQMQPITQTMGTNHYPTAHPPAAVPFATLNIVAPPPPAEPHPDELIFNKGQDKPPLPEETSAEEIAFDEQFRKWEQEFETWKRKNKNHPDKTAYREYEQKCMDCRKKLLERREQLRRKRLEQTRLQSHASKWVAVQQPKPSLPPPPPSDPPPVGAPPPGPPPPGPPPPGPPPSGSSVTAPQWPQERERGEMHHRNDSGGETNCGLENVFNNSVANSERSGGIPGLDLIDEHPPPQPKKIKLEEDEAEEGGEVMEVIDLANIEEEVKTEVVEVNNTANAISSLLNDPKVNALLQLVGSTIAGSSASGNGAGGSNTGGTNPLVAALAQLTNSRAGCVDAGKLPQNNENRPNGSVERNDEQRPSGRGGFMEEVSPELPHLPDFNPRIPPPSLDIDLSRPPPLINGNKRQPHDRWDGIPEQHLVQNGSYPGGSHTEGPPHPKVARFDRPPPPFGATRSTDYQIDPELGRPVAVPKPDWMTEDEYQEIYDRYEHVRIFEERKNKMELAIHVLRQSKIRDGKLGPPGEVLHPGRGGIPKPMPCVKAEIISEAPDEFFQPQQVFDYTNCRSSAPPVNQQTPAGRVIDYGHCASGQYNVNNINNRVNNRRDDFRNNTGSGREHNAGPVFGSNTQRFDYNHSRVANVATKAATVPVEQPRPIWPLDNQSLAFDRAVPGLERLAQMHLNPNPEESNPNYPSKFLLMNDNRPSCLSTKRGKRPSSIRKQKLKQQMQQQNTDTSPTEQQGTSVPKPIVCKEEPPLELEDLSSDDDTAEERADGGNSTEDDGSARQNKQEVQDERPESVVSSQSSQQPLAPRMLDIEELLFPPGRFTRPPRICLLVRGLPGSGKSFLARLIKTKEQVFGPSPRVLSLDDYFLVDKEVEEKDPITGKITKVTRSQYEFDEEMEEVYIQNLLKAFKRTISERLFNFVIVDCCNHRLGYYCEFHNYARSNGFKVYTCTLQTDVDVCARQNVHNRTAAEIQAYADSWAMAPDEHVQINFNGLFSDVEQQDTDTTVADMDLAAPEEESNEELGRNQPEHAPVLLDEANDDSADSTAECDLFASKWDNDVSEQNLARLDGTSKPLRRPPTLEDYLQLDDGSDDDEANAGRKRKRVRWADVEEQKAQKKMRKMGFVVGVTDWSRMMDPTQGSSALTQTKYIAKIRKNS